A genomic region of Trifolium pratense cultivar HEN17-A07 linkage group LG3, ARS_RC_1.1, whole genome shotgun sequence contains the following coding sequences:
- the LOC123915322 gene encoding F-box protein SKIP23-like, translating into MSARNGKRSRIISTAANWSDLPRDLLYLISRCIDNEIDLIRFRSICSNWRSSSIPTHHTNILPFKFPLLKYVFSSYRESESDDDFSDCINDYKFSDSMNINDTNFPFEYLSKRSIFLIKPPQQQQTTLTRPWLIRFIQNSFGKTKIFQPQDTFDSLFPSFDYSNVLDFNELSVLHLGTDFIIEDEDDKHSDPHYHYLHPRTVLAVTCHGRKPLVLGAMCFITPRPMLLRDYDERWTPISSSTYYGDICVFKGRIYAVNIFGRTVVVGPSELTVQLPAQPSDPVSNKLLVESEGKLLLVELCESFPDFFGIDLFQLDEKEIKWVRLMDFDEKKNEWVKLRDIGDRVLFLGSGCSFSAYASELGLPKGNCVVFFDDSVLCVGNLNCGNCVFHLDQDRLSPASEYPEYLNLFLPPEWILKS; encoded by the coding sequence atgaGCGCGCGAAATGGCAAGAGGAGCAGAATCATATCCACGGCGGCAAATTGGTCTGATCTGCCGAGGGATCTTCTGTATCTGATATCTCGATGCATCGACAATGAAATTGATCTCATTCGCTTCCGATCAATTTGTTCCAATTGGCGCTCTTCATCAATCCCAACTCACCATACCAACATTTTACCCTTTAAATTCCCACtccttaaatatgtttttagttcctATCGCGAATCTGAGTCAGACGATGACTTCTCCGATTGTATCAACGACTACAAATTCTCTGATTCAATGAACATCAACGACACAAACTTTCCATTTGAATACCTCTCCAAACGCAGTATCTTCCTCATCAAaccaccacaacaacaacaaacaaccCTAACTCGTCCATGGTTGATTAGATTTATCCAAAACTCTTTTGGAAAAACCAAAATCTTCCAACCACAAGACACATTTGATTCACTTTTCCCTTCTTTTGATTATTCCAACGTGCTTGACTTCAACGAATTATCAGTCCTTCATTTAGGAACTGATTTCATCATCGAAGACGAGGATGACAAACACTCCGATCCACACTATCACTACTTGCACCCTAGAACGGTCCTTGCTGTCACGTGCCACGGGAGAAAACCTCTTGTACTCGGGGCAATGTGTTTTATTACCCCTCGTCCGATGCTTTTGCGTGACTATGATGAGCGTTGGACGCCGATCTCCTCGTCAACTTACTATGGAGACATCTGTGTGTTCAAAGGGCGGATTTATGCAGTCAACATATTCGGCCGGACAGTTGTGGTAGGACCATCGGAGTTGACCGTCCAGTTACCTGCTCAACCTTCCGATCCTGTGAGCAATAAACTACTGGTGGAGAGTGAGGGTAAGTTATTGTTAGTGGAGTTGTGTGAGTCTTTTCCTGATTTCTTCGGTATTGATTTATTTCAGCTTGATGAGAAGGAGATTAAGTGGGTGAGGTTGATGGATTTTGATGAGAAGAAGAATGAGTGGGTGAAGTTGAGGGATATAGGGGATAGGGTTTTGTTCTTAGGGAGTGGATGTTCGTTTTCTGCATATGCTTCGGAACTGGGTCTTCCCAAAGGAAACTGTGTTGTGTTTTTTGACGATTCTGTCCTCTGTGTTGGCAATTTGAATTGTGGGAATTGTGTTTTTCACTTGGATCAAGACCGACTTTCCCCTGCATCTGAATATCCCGAATATTTGAACCTGTTCTTGCCACCTGAGTGGATCCTCAAAAGCTAA